Proteins from a single region of Coregonus clupeaformis isolate EN_2021a chromosome 35, ASM2061545v1, whole genome shotgun sequence:
- the LOC121551843 gene encoding tetraspanin-10-like: MRWFRFPWLRRETAQTETSPLIPKTDTDRELSGVLQGSEDSSTEEQAPEPGPNDGPENQGRTREVEPRAHSRPFSLSDCLLKYLLFFSNLLFTVLGLLVLALGLWGLINKESFAQEKIGQISTDPMLVFVMLGLVLSTLCLSGCVGALRENCCLLQVFSATVMVLVVA, translated from the exons ATGAGATGGTTTCGTTTTCCCTGGTTGAGGAGAGAGACCGCACAGACTGAGACCAGCCCACTCATACCAAAG acagacacagatagagagTTGTCAGGAGTCCTTCAGGGGAGTGAGGACAGCAGCACAGAAGAACAGGCTCCAGAACCAGGACCTAATGATGGACCAGAGAACCAGGGTAGAACCAGGGAGGTAGAACCCAGAGCCCATAGCAGGCCCTTCTCCCTGAGCGACTGCCTTCTCAAGTACCTCCTGTTCTTCAGCAACCTCCTCTTCACGGTGCTAGGCCTGTTGGTCCTGGCCCTGGGTCTGTGGGGCCTCATCAACAAGGAATCCTTCGCTCAGGAGAAAATAGGACAGATCAGCACCGACCCCAtgctggtgtttgtgatgctggGCTTGGTGCTGTCCACCCTCTGCCTGTCAGGCTGtgtgggggctctgagagagaacTGCTGCCTGCTCCAGGTCTTCTCAGCCACGGTGATGGTCCTAGTAGTAGCCTAG